The following DNA comes from Paraburkholderia phytofirmans PsJN.
CGTCGGGGAGTTCAAGATCCAGAAAAACGATGTCCGGACGCTCGGTGATCGCGAGATTGACGCCGAGCGACAACGTATTCGCATGCAACAGTTCGACATCCGGGAAAAGCTCTTTGATTAGCAGTGCGAGACCGGCTCTGAAGAGTTCGTGATCGTCGACGAGCAATACGCGCATCACATCGCCCTCCAGGAACACGCATGTTCAAACGAACGAGCACGCGGCGTTTGAATATAGCAACCCGCCACCATGGACGGAATTCGAACGTGTGATACGCGATTTGCCACTGAGGTTGGCTTGCGTCAAGCCATACGACAGACGAAACGAGTATATCCGAGCCGAAGTGTTGCTGTTTCTGCTGTTCCAGAGCCGGATCACCGGAGAGAACTAATCGGCAGCCGTTGCTCGAGTACGACCATTCGCTTATACCTTGGTCCGGCAAATTGAAGGCTCTCTCTTCGGGTCTGAACTGCCCGTGCGCCAATCAACGCCGCCACGACCCATGCGGCAACTCCACATCCCGCTGTGCCGCAGCCAATCCTTCCAGCATGCCGGCTCGATCGAGCGGAATGCAATACACCGGCTTGGCGCGCTCGAAGCGCCAACTGTCCGCCAGCGCGCCGGCATCGACGGGATCGAAACCGAACTGATCCAGCAGTTCGCTCGCGACGCGTTTGGCCGATTCATCGTCACCGGCAAACGGCAGCGCGCGACGTTTCGGCGTATGCGGCGCTGAGCCATCGGTTTCGAGGTCCCTCGCCAGAATCGCGTTAAAGGCTTTCACCACGCGAGCGCCCGGCAAGGCGGCGGCGAGCATCTGGCTGGTGGTCGTGGCGTGGCTGGCGAGCGCCTCGATCTGGCCGTCGCGCTCGGGATAATGATTGCAGGTGTCGATTACGATCTTGCCGTCGAGCGCCACCGCCGGCAGCGCGTCGATGCTGCTGAACGGCACGGCGAGCACCACCACTTCGCCGAACCTCGCCGCCTCCTGCGCCGTGCCGAGCGCGCAACCGAGCGCCGCAGCCGTGCTGATCAAGGTCCGCGGATCGCGGGAATTGCTGATCATGACTTCGTGACCGTTCTGCTTCGCCAAAGTCGCCATCGCGCGGCCGATAAAGCCGGCGCCGAGAATACCTATCTTCATGTTTCACACTCCATGCATGTCCGGGGTTCGCTCCGTCGAGCCCACGCTCGCCGGTGAGAACCACTATGATTCAAATCTCAAACCGGATAAACATGCACAATTCGACGGCTGTCGAAAGCAGGAATAGGGAATCATGGATCGACTGACCAGCATGGCAATCTTCGTCAAAACGGCCGACAGCGGATCGTTCGCCGCGGCGGCGCTCGCCTTTGGCATTTCGTCGCAGATGGCCGGCAAGCACGTGAGCACGCTCGAAGAGCGCGTCGGCGCCCGCTTGCTGAACCGCACCACGCGCCGCCAGAGCCTCACCGAAATCGGCCAGATCTTCTACGAGCGCTGCAAGGCGCTGCTCGCCGACGCGGCGGCAGCGGAGTCGGTCGCTCAGGAACTGTCGGCCTCGCCGCGCGGACGCCTGCGCATAACCGCGCCCGTCACGTTCGGCGCCTGCTGTCTCGCACCGCTGATCGCGCGCTATCTGAAAGCGCATCCCGAGGTGCGCGTCGAGTTGACATTGACGGACCGTTTCGTCGATCTGATCGATGAGGGTTACGAGGCCGCGATCCGCCTTGGCGCGCTGTCGGATTCGTCGTTGATCGCGCGGCCGTTGATGCCGTACCGGCTGGTCGCGTGCGCCTCGCCCGGCTATCTGGCGGAACGCGGCGAACCGCGCACGCCGCGGGAACTGACGGCCCACGAGTGTCTGAGCTTCGCCTACACGAGCATGCCGGCCGATACCGCATGGCGTTTCGCCGATGCACAAGGCGAACAGGCGGTGCCGATTGCCGGCCGCTTCGAGGCCAACGACGTCAAGGCGCTGCTGGCCGCCGCGCTCAACGGCGGCGGCGTGATGCTCGCTCCCGAAGTCGCGGTCAAGGACGAACTCGCGGCAGGCCGCCTCGTGCGCCTGCTGACCGGCTACGAGGCGACCGCGCGGCCGATGCATCTGGTATTCCCCGCCAGCCGCGTCACGCCGAAGTTGCGTGCGTTCATCGACCAGGTCGTCGCCGAATTCGGCCCGCACAATGCGTGAACCAGGCGTGAAGATCCCGCGAACATCGCGCGACCGAGCCGCACGGAAATGCTCACCACGCGCCCATGACAAGCCGCCAATCTCGCCGCATTGCCCGCTAGAATGGCCGCCTTTGCCCGCTTCGGGCTCGCCACAAGGCAAAATACGGGTTTTGCGCGCGCCAGCCGCGCCGCGCATCCCGGTAAATCAGACGCCGTCGGCACGCATGCCGACGGCCTTAGCAAACTCGCACGACGACCGCCCGCTCAAGCCCGACGCGGCTCCAGCGGCCGGCCGCGTGCGGCGCAGCCAGGACAGCTCGTCCTCTAACAGAGCATCTCAGGAGCATTTATGACCGATTCGAACCCATCCTTCCTCGGCAGGATTTCGCTGGCCGTGGGCACGTTCTTCCGCATCCTCGGCGATGGCCAATTCGCCGCCGAAGTCCTGCGCCTGCGTGACGGCGGCGTCGCCACCAGCGCCGCGCCCGCCCCGGCTCCCACGCCGGCGCCTGCACCCGCGCCGCAACCCGCACCCGTCCTGAAGGAAGCAAGCCCCGACGCTGCCTTGCAACTGCTCGGCCTGCTGCAACGCGACGCGCGCTTCATCGACTTCGTCGAGGAAGACATCAAGAGCTATAGCGACGCCGATATCGGCGCGGCCGCGCGCCTCGTGCACGACGGTTGCCGCGCGACGCTGCGGGAGCACTTCACGATCCGCCCGGTGCGCGATGAAGCCGAAGGCAGCCGCGTCACGCTGGCCGAAGGTTTCGACGCGGCCTCGATTCGCCTGACCGGCAATGTGGTCGGTCGCGCGCCGTTCAACGGCAGCATCAGCCATCGCGGCTGGCGCATCGACGAAGTGCGTCTGCCGAAGCTCGCGGACAGCCACAACGCGAAAGTGATCGCACCGGCCGAGGTGGAGCTATGAGCGACGCACGCCAATCACGCTACGCCATCGGCATCGACCTGGGCACCACGCACTGCGCGCTGTCCTATGTGGACACGAGCGCCAGCGACGGCGAAAAGACCTCGCAAGGCGTGCTGCCGATCGCGCAGCTCACGGGCCCCGGCGCGATCGACAACCTCGATCTGCTGCCCTCCTTCCTCTATCTGCCGCACCCGGACGAACTCGCCTCGGGCGACCTCTATCTGCCGTGGACCGGCCAGCGCGAATTCGCGGTCGGTGAATTCGCCCGCAGCCGCGGCGCGGCCACGCCGATCCGGCTCGTGACGAGCGCGAAGAGCTGGCTGTGCCATCCGGGCGTCGACCGGCGCGCGGCGATTCTGCCCAACGACGCGCCGCCCGAAGTCGCGCGCGTCTCGCCGCTCGAAAGCTCGGTGCGTTATCTGACGCACTTGCGCGAAGCCTGGGACCACGCGCATCCCGACGCGCCGTTCAGCGAGCAGGACATCACGGTGACGATCCCCGCATCGTTCGATCCGGCCGCGCGCGAACTGACCGCCGAAGCCGCCGAGGCCGCGGGCTTCGGCCGCATGACGCTGCTCGAAGAACCGCAGGCCGCGCTGTATAGCTGGATCCAGAAGAGCGGCGGCGACTGGCGCAAGCAGGTCAAGATCGGCGACATCATCCTCGTGGTCGATGTGGGCGGCGGCACGACCGACCTCTCGCTGATCGCCGTGATCGAGCGCGAAGGCAATCTCGAACTGCATCGCGTCGCGGTCGGCGAACACATTCTGCTCGGCGGCGACAACATGGACCTCGCGCTCGCGCACGTGGTCGCGCGCAAGCTGGCCGCGGCAGGCACCCAGGCCGACGCGTGGCAGTTGCGCGCCCTCACCTACGCGTGCCGCTCGGCCAAGGAAACGCTGCTCAGCGATCCGGCCACCGATACCGTGCCGCTCGTCGTGCCGAGCCGCGGCTCGAAGCTGATCGGCGGCTCGATCCGCACCGAACTCACGCGCGCCGAACTGACCCAGACGATTCTCGAAGGCTTCTTCCCGCAGGTGGACAGCGCCGCGCGTCCCGTAAGCCGCGCGCGCGCCGGTCTGACGCAGCTCGGTCTGCCGTATGCGCAGGACGCAGGTATCACGCGTCATCTCGCCGCGTTCCTCGGCCGTCAAGTGGGCGCGCTCGCGGAACTGGCGGGAACGAGCGGCATCGCGGCTGCTGAGAATGCGAGCTTCCTGCATCCCACGGCGGTGCTGTTCAACGGCGGTGTGTTCAAGTCGCCGCTGCTGGTCGAACGCATCATGGGCACGCTGAACAACTGGCTCGCCGCGGAAGGCGCGGCGCCGGCGCGGCTGCTCGAAGGCGCCGATCTCGATCTCGCCGTGGCGCGTGGCGCCGCCTATTACGGCTACGTGCGACGCGGCCGCGGCGTGCGGATTCGCGGCGGCACGGCGCGCGCGTACTACATCGCGATCGAATCGGCGATGCCCGCCGTGCCCGGTCTCGAACCGCCGATCCAGGCGCTGTGCGTCGCGCCCTTCGGCATGGAGGAAGGCACCGAGGCCGAGCTGCCCGCGCAGGAATTCGGGCTGGTGGTCGGCGAGCCGGTGCACTTCCGTTTCTTCGGGTCGTCGGTGCGCCGTCAGGATCAGGTCGGCACGCTGCTCGACTTCTGGGGTCCCGAGGAATTGCAGGAACTCGAGGAGATTCAGGCGACATTGCCCGCCTCCGGCCGCAACGCCGGTGAAGTCGTGCCGGTGAAGCTGCACGCGCGCGTCACCGAAGCAGGCACGCTCGAACTCGAAGCCGTGCCGCGCGGCACCGACGAGCGCTGGAAGGTCGAGTTCGACGTGCGCGGCAACGCGAATGCATGACTGAGATGAAGCGGTACAGCGTCGGTATCGATCTCGGCACCAGCAACACGGTGCTCGCCTATGCGGAGGCGGGATCGCCGGGTGGGTCGCCGCTTATCCATGTCTTCGAGATCGAGCAACTGGTGAGCCCCGGCGAGGTGGCCGCGCGGCCGCTTCTGCCCTCGGTGCGCTATCAGGCCGCGCAAGGCGAACTGAACCCCGGCGATCTGCAATTGCCGTGGTCCGGCGTCGCTCAGGGCGGCGCGCGCAAGGATGCACAGCAGGACGCGCAGCAGGACACACCGCCGGTCGTGATCGGCCGGCTCGCGCGCGTGCTGGGCGCTCAGGTGCCGGGCCGGCTGGTGTCGAGCGCGAAGAGCTGGCTCTCGCACGCGTCGGTGGATCGCACCGCGCCGATCCTGCCGTGGGGCGCCGCCGACGACGTCCGCAAAGTCTCGCCGGTCGAAGCCAGCGCGAGCTACCTCGCGCACGTGCGCGCGGCCTGGAATCAGCGTTTTCCAGACGCGCCGCTCGAACGCCAGGACGTGGTACTGACAGTGCCGGCATCGTTCGACGAAGGCGCGCGAGCCTTGACCGTGGAAGCCGCCCGCATGGCCGGCTTGCCCACTTTGAAGCTGCTGGAAGAGCCGCAAGCGGCCTTCTACGACTGGCTGTTTCATCATCGCGAGCGGCTCGCAAGCGAACTCGCGGACACGCGTCTAGTGCTCATCTGCGACGTCGGCGGCGGCACTACCGACCTCACGTTGATCGAAGTCGGCCTGCGCGACGGCGAGCCGCAGCTCACGCGCATCGGCGTGGGCAATCATCTGATGCTGGGCGGCGACAACATGGATCTGGCGCTCGCGCATCTGGTGGAAGCGCGGCTGCCGGGCGGCTCGAATCAGCCGGGCGAGCGCGCGCGTCTGTCGGCGGCGAGCCTGTCGCAGCTGGTCGAGCGTTGCCGCAACGCCAAGGAACAACTGCTCGGCGCGCAGGCGCCCGACTCCACGTCGATCACACTGCTGGGTGCGGGCTCGAAGCTGATAGGCGGCGCGCGCACGGCGCAAGTCACGCGCGACGAGGTCGAGCGGATCATCATCGATGGTTTCTTTCCGGCGGTGGCGTCGCATGAACGGCCTGGCCGGCCGCGTGGCGCGATCGTCGAATTCGGCCTGCCCTATGCGACCGATGCCGCGGTCACGCGTCATATCGCGGCGTTTTTGAACCGCTTCGCGGCGCAGTCACGCAAGGCGCTGGGCGTCGTCGAGCCCTCCGGTTCATCGGACGAAGCAACCTTGCCCGTGCCCGACACGTTGCTGCTGAACGGCGGCGTGTTCCGCGCCGAAGCGCTTACGCAACGTCTGGCCAGCACCTTAGGCACGTGGCGCGGCGAAGCGCTCAACGTGCTGCACAACGACAATCCCGACGTCGCCGTGGCGCGCGGCGCGGTCGCCTATTCGCTCGCGCGCGCGGGCAACGCGCCGAAGATCGGCGGCGGCTCGCCGCGCAGCTATTTCCTCGTGCTCGACGAAACCGGCGACGGCAAGCCCGATGCCGAACCCGTGCAACGTGGCATCTGCCTGCTGCCGCGCGGTACGGAAGAAGGCCACGAGATTCTGATCGCGGATCGCACCTTCGCACTGCGGCTCGGGCATCCGGTGCGGTTTCACCTTGTCTCGTCGAGCGCGGATACGGTGTATCGACCCGGCGAATTGATCGATCTCGCCGGCGGCGATTTCGTCCGCCTGCCGCCGATCGCGACCATCGTGCAGCCGCGCGGCGCGAAGAGCGCGCGTGAAACCGCGGTGCAGATCGCGACCTCGCTCACCGAAGTGGGCACGCTCGAGGTCCACTGCATCGAACTGGACGATCCCACGCAGCGCTGGCTGCTGGAATTCCAGCTACGCCGCGAACACGCGCAAGTGAACCTCACCGACGATGCCGCGCAGTCCCGCAATCCTGCGCTCGATCAGGCAATCGACCACATCGACCGCTGCTTCGGCTCGCGCGCGCAGAAAGTCGATCCGAAAGAAGTCAAACGTCTGCGCTCGCAGCTCGAACAATTGCTCGGCCCGCGCGAAAGCTGGAACAGCGCGTTGCTGCGCGAACTGTTCGGCGCGCTGTGGGAACGCGCGCGCCGCCGGCGCCGCTCGGCGGATCACGAGCGTCTCTGGCTGAATCTGGCCGGCTATTGCGTGCGGCCCGGCTTCGGCTATCCGCTCGACGAATGGCGCGTCGAACAACTCTGGTCGCTGTTCGACGACGGCATCCAGTACGTCAACGAAAGCCAGGTCTGGTCGGAATGGTGGACGCTCTGGCGCCGCGCCGCCGGCGGCCTCGACGAGAGCGCGCAGCTGCGCGTGCTCGACGCGATGACGTATCTGCAAGGCGCCGCGCTTGCGCGTCACAAGCTGCCGTTCGACGTGGCGAAGACCGGCTTCACCGACATGGTTCGCTTGAGTGCATCGCTCGAACGGATTCCCGTGGAGCGCAAGATCGAACTCGGCGAGTCGGTGCTGACGCGTTTAAAGAAACCCGCTGAGAATCATCAAAGCTGGTGGGCGGTCGGCCGTATCGGCGCGCGGCGGCCGTTCTATGGGAGCGCGCATAGCGTCGTGCCGCCGGAGATTGCCGGTGCATGGCTCAACGCGATCCTCGCGCTCGACTGGAAGAAGGTCGATCCCGCTGCGTTCGCCGCCGTGCAGATCGCTCGCATGACCGGCGACCGTTCGCGCGACTTGCCCGAAGACTTGCGTCTTGCGGTAGTGCGCCGCCTCGAAGCGGCCAACGCGCCGCGCGCGTGGATCACCATGGTGAGCGAGAGCGTCGAGCTCGATAACGCCGACGAAGGCCGCGTGTTCGGCGAGTCGCTGCCGGCAGGACTGAAGCTGATCGCGAGCTGATGCTGGCGCGGCTAGGGCAACTTGAAATTCAGCACCGCCTCCGCCGCAAGCTTGTGCTGGCGATCCGTAAGACTCTCCGCGAGCAGATCGCGGAAGATCAGCAGCGTGTCGGCGCCGTGCTGCTCACGAAATTCGTTCAGGACTTCAGCGATGGCGGCCTGTTGTGTCGCCGGCGTCAACGTGCTGGCAATGTACGAACTGCCGCGCGCCAACTCCATCATGTAGGTGGATCTGCAAAGCGCTTTCTCTGTCTCTCGAGCGGATTTTCGTCCGTTACGCATCGTTGTTTTTCTCGGTTGTTTTTCGTTGCGTGTGCAACCAGCGGCTCTCTTCCGTTGGCGAGGCGAAGCGTTCTCATGCTCTGGCCCAACGCAACCGTCTCCTACTATCTGAACAGTTCAAGCTTAAGAGAACCTTATGCGTAACGGATAAAACCTCACGCAGACGCACGCTTGAGAGACGCAATCCGTTAGCCTGGTGAATATCGGAATGTTTTGCTGAATACGCCTTGGACTTTCACCCCTCACATGCAAAAAAGGCCGGAAAAACCGGCCTTTTTAGCTGATGACTCGATGCTTGCCTTGGCGTGCTACACCTGCGCCATGCCACCGTCGACAGCCATTTCGATCCCCGTGATGTAACTCGCGTCGTCCGAGGCGAGGAACGAGACGGCCTTGGCGATCTCATCCGGTTCGCCCACGCGGCCAAGCGGCGTCGTTTCGCTGGTCTGCTGGGCGAAGGCGGCGATCTGCTCGTCGTTCATTCCCAGTTCGGATTTGTAGGCCGGCGTCACCACCACGCCGGGCGCCACCACGTTGACGCGAATTCCGCGGCCCTTCAGATCGGTCGCCCATGTACGCGCGAACGAGCGCAGCGCGGCCTTGGTCGCTGCATACACGCCGAAGGCCGGCATGCCTTTGCTTCCGGCAATCGAGCCCGTGATGACGATCGCGCTGCCCGGACGCATCAACGGCAAGGCTTTCTGTACCGTGAACAGCGTACCTTTCACGTTGATGCCGAAGTACTTGTCGAACTGCGCCTCGGTGATCGCGCCGAGCGGCGAGAACTCGCCGCCGCCCGCATTCGCGAACAGAATGTCGAGCCGGTCGTGAGCGGCCTGCACCGTGTTGAACATGCGATCGAGATCCTCGGCTGACGAGATGTCCGCGCGAATCCCGATTGCGCCGTGGCCGATGCGCTCCACCGCTTCGTCGAGTTCGGCCTGACGCCGGCCGGTGATGTAGACCGTCGCGCCTTCCAGAGCGAAGCGCGTTGCGGCGGCCAGGCCGATGCCGCTGCTGCCGCCCGTCACCAGCACGATCTTGCCGGCGTGTTTGCGGGAATTGACGTTTTCAAGTGTGGACGTGTTCATGATCTGCTCCTAAGTGTGTGAGGGTCGGTTGACCTTGGAGAGAAGCTTATTTCATGCACGCATAGAGATAAATAGGTATTCTGTGACTTCTTTATCCACCTACGTGGATAATTATCGGGAGACGGAGTTCGCATGGATCATTTGCAGGCCATCCGCATATTCGCGCGTGTGGTGGAAACCGGAGGCTTTGGCCGGGCGGCGCAGTCGCTGCAGATGCCGAACGCCACCGTCAGCAAGTGGGTCAAGTCGCTCGAAGATCATCTGGGCGTGAAACTGCTCGAACGCAGCACGCGCAGCGTCAGCGTCACGACGGACGGCACCGCGTATTACGAGCGCACGCGGCATTTGCTGAGTGAGCTCGACGATATCGAGGCGACCTTGGGCCGCGACCGCGCGAATCCGCGCGGCGTGCTGCGGGTCGACAGCGGCGGCTCGACCGCAAGCGGCATTCTGATTCCCGCGCTGCCCGAATTCTGCGCGCGTTACCCGGATATTCAGGTGCGCCTGAGCGTGACGGACCGGACCGCCGATCTGATCGCGGAGAACATCGACTGCGCGATTCGCAGCACGGCCGACGACCCAAATCTGGTGACGCAGGCCATCGGCACGCTGCGCTGGACCACGTGTGCGAGCCCGGCGTATCTGGCCGAACATGGCACGCCGCTGCATCCGCGCGAGATCGTCGATGATAAGCACGCGGTGGCCGGCTATTTTTCAGCGAGCAGCGGACTCGCGCCGCCCTTGCATTTCCTCAGGGACGGCGAGCGCATCGTGCTCGACAAGGTCCGCAATACGGTGATGGTGAGCGAGAGCAATGCGCATCTGGCCACTGCGCTGGCGGGACTCGGCATCGTTCATACGCTGGATTTCATGGTGCGGCCGGCCGTGGCGCGCGGCGAGCTCGTGCCGATTCTCACTGACTGGCGGCCGGACCCGCTGCAGGTCTATCTGGCCTATCCGCCGAGCCGCCGTTACAGCACCAAACTCCGCGTGTTCGCCGACTGGGTGAGCCGGCTTTACGCGGAGCTTGAGACTGCCTGAATGCAGAGGCGCGCTACGCCATCGTCACCTGGTTTCGACCGCCATGTTTCGATCGATACAGCGCGC
Coding sequences within:
- a CDS encoding NADPH-dependent F420 reductase; translation: MKIGILGAGFIGRAMATLAKQNGHEVMISNSRDPRTLISTAAALGCALGTAQEAARFGEVVVLAVPFSSIDALPAVALDGKIVIDTCNHYPERDGQIEALASHATTTSQMLAAALPGARVVKAFNAILARDLETDGSAPHTPKRRALPFAGDDESAKRVASELLDQFGFDPVDAGALADSWRFERAKPVYCIPLDRAGMLEGLAAAQRDVELPHGSWRR
- a CDS encoding LysR family transcriptional regulator, yielding MDRLTSMAIFVKTADSGSFAAAALAFGISSQMAGKHVSTLEERVGARLLNRTTRRQSLTEIGQIFYERCKALLADAAAAESVAQELSASPRGRLRITAPVTFGACCLAPLIARYLKAHPEVRVELTLTDRFVDLIDEGYEAAIRLGALSDSSLIARPLMPYRLVACASPGYLAERGEPRTPRELTAHECLSFAYTSMPADTAWRFADAQGEQAVPIAGRFEANDVKALLAAALNGGGVMLAPEVAVKDELAAGRLVRLLTGYEATARPMHLVFPASRVTPKLRAFIDQVVAEFGPHNA
- a CDS encoding DUF2760 domain-containing protein, whose protein sequence is MTDSNPSFLGRISLAVGTFFRILGDGQFAAEVLRLRDGGVATSAAPAPAPTPAPAPAPQPAPVLKEASPDAALQLLGLLQRDARFIDFVEEDIKSYSDADIGAAARLVHDGCRATLREHFTIRPVRDEAEGSRVTLAEGFDAASIRLTGNVVGRAPFNGSISHRGWRIDEVRLPKLADSHNAKVIAPAEVEL
- a CDS encoding Hsp70 family protein — encoded protein: MSDARQSRYAIGIDLGTTHCALSYVDTSASDGEKTSQGVLPIAQLTGPGAIDNLDLLPSFLYLPHPDELASGDLYLPWTGQREFAVGEFARSRGAATPIRLVTSAKSWLCHPGVDRRAAILPNDAPPEVARVSPLESSVRYLTHLREAWDHAHPDAPFSEQDITVTIPASFDPAARELTAEAAEAAGFGRMTLLEEPQAALYSWIQKSGGDWRKQVKIGDIILVVDVGGGTTDLSLIAVIEREGNLELHRVAVGEHILLGGDNMDLALAHVVARKLAAAGTQADAWQLRALTYACRSAKETLLSDPATDTVPLVVPSRGSKLIGGSIRTELTRAELTQTILEGFFPQVDSAARPVSRARAGLTQLGLPYAQDAGITRHLAAFLGRQVGALAELAGTSGIAAAENASFLHPTAVLFNGGVFKSPLLVERIMGTLNNWLAAEGAAPARLLEGADLDLAVARGAAYYGYVRRGRGVRIRGGTARAYYIAIESAMPAVPGLEPPIQALCVAPFGMEEGTEAELPAQEFGLVVGEPVHFRFFGSSVRRQDQVGTLLDFWGPEELQELEEIQATLPASGRNAGEVVPVKLHARVTEAGTLELEAVPRGTDERWKVEFDVRGNANA
- a CDS encoding Hsp70 family protein → MTEMKRYSVGIDLGTSNTVLAYAEAGSPGGSPLIHVFEIEQLVSPGEVAARPLLPSVRYQAAQGELNPGDLQLPWSGVAQGGARKDAQQDAQQDTPPVVIGRLARVLGAQVPGRLVSSAKSWLSHASVDRTAPILPWGAADDVRKVSPVEASASYLAHVRAAWNQRFPDAPLERQDVVLTVPASFDEGARALTVEAARMAGLPTLKLLEEPQAAFYDWLFHHRERLASELADTRLVLICDVGGGTTDLTLIEVGLRDGEPQLTRIGVGNHLMLGGDNMDLALAHLVEARLPGGSNQPGERARLSAASLSQLVERCRNAKEQLLGAQAPDSTSITLLGAGSKLIGGARTAQVTRDEVERIIIDGFFPAVASHERPGRPRGAIVEFGLPYATDAAVTRHIAAFLNRFAAQSRKALGVVEPSGSSDEATLPVPDTLLLNGGVFRAEALTQRLASTLGTWRGEALNVLHNDNPDVAVARGAVAYSLARAGNAPKIGGGSPRSYFLVLDETGDGKPDAEPVQRGICLLPRGTEEGHEILIADRTFALRLGHPVRFHLVSSSADTVYRPGELIDLAGGDFVRLPPIATIVQPRGAKSARETAVQIATSLTEVGTLEVHCIELDDPTQRWLLEFQLRREHAQVNLTDDAAQSRNPALDQAIDHIDRCFGSRAQKVDPKEVKRLRSQLEQLLGPRESWNSALLRELFGALWERARRRRRSADHERLWLNLAGYCVRPGFGYPLDEWRVEQLWSLFDDGIQYVNESQVWSEWWTLWRRAAGGLDESAQLRVLDAMTYLQGAALARHKLPFDVAKTGFTDMVRLSASLERIPVERKIELGESVLTRLKKPAENHQSWWAVGRIGARRPFYGSAHSVVPPEIAGAWLNAILALDWKKVDPAAFAAVQIARMTGDRSRDLPEDLRLAVVRRLEAANAPRAWITMVSESVELDNADEGRVFGESLPAGLKLIAS
- a CDS encoding glucose 1-dehydrogenase, whose protein sequence is MNTSTLENVNSRKHAGKIVLVTGGSSGIGLAAATRFALEGATVYITGRRQAELDEAVERIGHGAIGIRADISSAEDLDRMFNTVQAAHDRLDILFANAGGGEFSPLGAITEAQFDKYFGINVKGTLFTVQKALPLMRPGSAIVITGSIAGSKGMPAFGVYAATKAALRSFARTWATDLKGRGIRVNVVAPGVVVTPAYKSELGMNDEQIAAFAQQTSETTPLGRVGEPDEIAKAVSFLASDDASYITGIEMAVDGGMAQV
- a CDS encoding LysR family transcriptional regulator, whose translation is MDHLQAIRIFARVVETGGFGRAAQSLQMPNATVSKWVKSLEDHLGVKLLERSTRSVSVTTDGTAYYERTRHLLSELDDIEATLGRDRANPRGVLRVDSGGSTASGILIPALPEFCARYPDIQVRLSVTDRTADLIAENIDCAIRSTADDPNLVTQAIGTLRWTTCASPAYLAEHGTPLHPREIVDDKHAVAGYFSASSGLAPPLHFLRDGERIVLDKVRNTVMVSESNAHLATALAGLGIVHTLDFMVRPAVARGELVPILTDWRPDPLQVYLAYPPSRRYSTKLRVFADWVSRLYAELETA